Proteins found in one Seonamhaeicola sp. S2-3 genomic segment:
- a CDS encoding BatD family protein translates to MRLLGVGKSSSIIFSTLFFLCSFFSFSQVTSSIDSTSIKIGEQITYKIQVETDTTSLVVFPEGQTFSPLEMIESYAVDTLKKSDKYNLIKKYGLTQFDSGAYTIPRQKIIVGNKTFFTDSLRVEVNDIAVDTTKQGLYDIKPIIEVDKKGGDWWKYLLIALLVIGVIGAVLWWFIWRKKPLTEEEQIALLPPYDRAKLALKKLDESHYLEHEDLKTYYSELTLVIRKYLDEKVYDHSLESTTDELISRLKLLKDGNQIDLSQETIKNIENILRRADLVKFAKSAPDIALAELDRNTIDAEIDHVKEVLPEPTEEEKLLDEKYREELERKKKRKKVIITVAISLFLVLVTIGGFSIKYGFNYVKDTIIGHDSIELLKADWVTSEYGFPPVSISTPKVLKRLEPNLPEELLQQVDVTMFGYGSLIEKFNIVVATSKIKNMGDGEAKIDIKQAIDGNLKTIEAAGAKNIVTKNEEFVTPNGAEGLKVFGTLDMPEANNGKYVKGNYVILGFTAKNVIQQIMLTWRENDVYADQIVERILNSVELKKEEN, encoded by the coding sequence TTGAGGTTATTGGGTGTTGGTAAATCATCTTCAATAATTTTTTCTACACTCTTTTTTCTGTGTTCTTTTTTTTCTTTTAGTCAAGTAACATCATCAATAGATTCTACTTCTATAAAAATAGGCGAACAAATTACTTATAAAATTCAGGTTGAAACAGATACAACTAGTTTGGTGGTTTTTCCAGAAGGACAAACATTTTCGCCACTAGAAATGATAGAATCCTACGCTGTAGACACACTTAAAAAAAGCGATAAATACAACCTAATTAAAAAATACGGATTAACACAATTTGATTCTGGTGCCTACACCATTCCAAGGCAAAAAATTATAGTAGGCAATAAAACGTTTTTTACAGATTCTTTACGGGTTGAGGTAAATGACATTGCTGTTGATACCACAAAACAAGGATTATATGATATAAAACCAATAATTGAGGTTGATAAAAAAGGAGGAGATTGGTGGAAGTATCTCTTAATAGCATTATTAGTTATAGGTGTTATTGGAGCTGTTCTTTGGTGGTTTATATGGCGGAAAAAACCATTAACAGAAGAAGAACAAATAGCCTTGTTACCTCCTTATGATAGAGCTAAATTAGCCTTAAAAAAACTAGATGAAAGCCACTATTTAGAACATGAAGATTTAAAAACATATTACTCTGAACTTACCTTGGTAATTAGAAAGTATTTAGATGAAAAAGTGTATGACCATTCTTTAGAAAGCACCACAGATGAGCTTATATCAAGACTTAAATTACTAAAAGATGGTAATCAAATAGATTTAAGCCAAGAAACAATAAAAAATATTGAAAATATTTTAAGACGTGCCGATTTAGTGAAATTCGCAAAATCAGCTCCAGATATAGCATTAGCAGAATTAGATAGAAATACCATTGATGCCGAAATAGACCACGTAAAAGAAGTATTACCAGAACCAACCGAAGAAGAAAAACTGCTAGATGAAAAATACAGAGAAGAATTAGAGCGCAAAAAGAAACGTAAAAAAGTAATTATTACAGTTGCTATTAGCTTGTTTTTAGTATTAGTAACTATTGGTGGTTTTTCAATAAAATATGGTTTTAATTATGTTAAAGACACCATTATTGGGCATGATAGTATAGAGCTTTTAAAAGCAGATTGGGTTACTAGTGAATATGGATTTCCGCCAGTAAGCATTTCAACCCCAAAAGTTTTAAAACGATTAGAGCCTAATTTACCAGAAGAGCTATTACAACAGGTTGATGTTACCATGTTTGGTTATGGTAGTTTAATAGAGAAGTTCAATATTGTGGTTGCAACTTCAAAAATTAAAAACATGGGTGATGGAGAGGCTAAAATAGACATTAAACAAGCCATTGATGGTAATTTAAAAACTATTGAAGCAGCAGGAGCAAAAAATATAGTAACAAAAAATGAAGAATTTGTAACACCCAATGGTGCCGAAGGTTTAAAAGTATTTGGAACTTTAGATATGCCAGAGGCTAATAATGGCAAATACGTAAAAGGAAACTATGTTATATTAGGGTTTACTGCAAAAAATGTAATTCAACAAATTATGCTTACTTGGAGAGAGAATGATGTGTATGCAGACCAAATAGTAGAGCGTATTTTAAATTCAGTTGAACTTAAAAAAGAAGAAAACTAA
- a CDS encoding DUF58 domain-containing protein: MDTKELLKKVRKIEIKTRRLSDHIFGGEYHSTFKGRGMTFSEVRQYQFGDDVRNIDWNVTARTNEPHVKVFEEERELTMMLMVDVSGSELFGTEQQFKNEVVTEIAATLAFSATQNNDKIGLILFSDQVELYIPPKKGRSHVLRIIRELIEFEPESKQTNLAEALKFLTNVMKKKAIVFVLSDFIADDYEHTMKIVSGKHDVTGIRVYDKHEETIPNLGMVQMQDEETGELMLVNTSSKQVRLNYSKFYNQKVNYFKESFNKSGAGTIDCRVDESYVKKLLGYFKRRG, from the coding sequence ATGGATACTAAAGAATTACTAAAAAAAGTACGAAAAATAGAGATTAAGACACGTAGGTTGTCTGATCATATCTTTGGAGGTGAGTACCATTCTACCTTTAAAGGGCGTGGTATGACTTTTAGTGAAGTTAGGCAGTATCAATTTGGAGATGATGTTCGTAATATAGATTGGAATGTAACAGCACGTACCAATGAACCTCATGTAAAAGTTTTTGAAGAAGAACGAGAATTAACCATGATGCTTATGGTTGATGTTTCTGGATCTGAGCTTTTTGGTACAGAGCAACAATTTAAAAACGAGGTGGTAACAGAAATTGCAGCCACTTTAGCGTTTTCTGCAACACAAAATAATGATAAAATAGGGCTCATTTTGTTTTCAGATCAGGTAGAACTATATATTCCACCTAAAAAAGGGCGCTCTCATGTGCTTCGTATTATTCGTGAGCTTATAGAGTTTGAGCCAGAAAGTAAACAAACCAATTTAGCCGAGGCGTTAAAGTTTTTAACTAACGTAATGAAAAAGAAGGCTATTGTGTTTGTACTGTCTGATTTTATTGCAGATGATTATGAACATACCATGAAAATTGTGTCTGGTAAACACGATGTTACGGGTATTAGAGTGTACGATAAACATGAGGAAACTATTCCAAATTTAGGAATGGTTCAAATGCAAGATGAAGAAACTGGTGAGTTAATGTTGGTTAACACATCGTCAAAACAAGTGAGACTTAATTATAGCAAGTTCTATAACCAAAAAGTGAATTACTTTAAAGAGAGTTTTAATAAATCTGGTGCTGGTACTATTGATTGTAGAGTAGATGAGAGCTATGTTAAAAAGCTTTTGGGGTATTTTAAAAGAAGAGGTTAA